tatacactACAACAAAGTGATCATTTGTTCATACATATTTTTACACACTTAAAAAAATGAACTTTTTGTTAAATTCCTCACACTTAAAAATGTGTGTATACTTTTAACATTTATAAGCGTAGAACACCATTAAACTTTCACACATAAAATTGTAGGGAAAATGTACATACTTATTAGTGGGTACAAACACAAATATGATCACATTTAAAAGTGTGAGTAAATTTGTTACACCTCATTTCTTCACACAAGGGCTGTGAACAGTTCTAGTGTGACAAAATAAACTTAACACTCTTAAGTGTGGAGTCACCATATTATATCATTTCTTTTATTGGATATTCCTAATTTTTTTAAATGCAAACTCAGACACCTTTATCTTATATTTATAATTGTACACACCAATTGAACCTTTTTCTTTACAATTTTATGTGTGAAAATATGATGATATTCTACACTTATAAATGTAATACATGTACACACAAGGGAGGCCCGGATGGGAGCAACCCAATCGACCGCTCGGGGCACTGGGTTTTGAGAAACATGGGAAGTAGGGAAACACAACTGAAGTAGCGAAGGCGAAACACAATAGGTCcaaaaacaacaatcaaaagcCCCGTAAAAAAGAAATCAAAGTCCACTAGCATTCTAGCAAGGGCTGCAAGGCCTAAATGACCTTTTGTTAAATAGCTTATATTATTCGCTAGGGTGTAAGGGCTTTTTTATTAAATagcttaaattatattatattatttgttAGGGCCTAAGGGCCTTATTTCCCACCTCGTGCTAGGTATAAAAAATCTCAAGACCGGCCTTgtgtaacccccccccccccccccccccccgcgcgcgcgcgcacacacacacacacacacacacacacacacacacacacacatatatatatatatatatatatatatatatatatatatatatataaacattaatagAAAGCAACAAAAAAAGATGCATAGAACTTCACCTAAAACTTCATCACCAGCCTGAGCACCAGCAATGCCGATGCAACAGTACAAGGATTGGTCATCAATTTTCAATTGCTCATATGCCATGTACACATCCTCAATACTTGCAACTTCATATAACATTGTCATATCTTTGATGCATGATATATCCTAAAAAGCACATGCAAAACATTTAACATATCaataaaaaatattttgcaactgtGAAGAAAAAAAGAGATGGAAAATAAATCAAAATAATGGGTTTTGAATTTAAAAAGATGGCAACATCAGTAAGGTAATAAGAAAGTCAAATATTACCTTTCTATGGACAGAAGCAGCCTGTAAATGAGCTATCAAGCCAAGCCAGTAGGCATTTGACTTGGTTTCAGCTTCATGTTTCATCAATAACGTCCGTTTCGCCTGTCAGCATACAAAAAACAAAATGTAGTAATGTTCCATGTCGTGTCTACGGAACAAAAAGCAATGAAGATAATACGCCCGCAAATTTTATAGATGTGTATCAACTTATTGAAGAACAAACCCGGTCCAATTCATGTTCTGCTATCCGTTTGCCATGTAAGCCTCTTAAGACACTCTTGCAAGCATCAACAGCTCGGTGTACCTAGATTAGATACAAATGGTAAGATACCGAAAAAGCACAATATTTTGAAATGAGGAACTAATGTAATTGAATTCACGCACCTTGCCAGGTGTCGATGTCACCGAGATAACATACCAACCAAGATGTAACCTGTCAAACAAGTTTAAATCGAAAGACACGTCATATGTTAATCCTTGAGAGTCTCTCACTTCAGTAAAAAGCCTGTGAAAAATAATTAGCGGTGTCAAAAAAGTACTACACGGAATATGAAAAGAGAACATCGGTATCAGTAAAAATGTAAAAGTAACCACCTAGAATTGATTATCTCTGCCAACAGCCCAACTGCAATTGCAAAGAATAACGGGTGGTTTCGATATTTATTTGGCAGGTTAGTGTTAATGTTCTCTGCCTTCGCGAGTTGCCCTTCATTTTCTGATTGTGCGACTGTAATTACAAATTTCCATTATTTTGTATTCGTGGTAGATAATATAAAAATTGTACACGCTATTTCATAAACGACCTCATCCAACTGAGGATAAAGGCAATAAAATGTTTTCTTGTTTATCGTACTTATATATAGAGACATGATTACCATTATTTACTGAAACGTTACTTGTGGCCTCAAGAAGGTCTCTTCCATCAACTGTATATCCCCAACGATTAGGTGCAGGGCCGGCTATGTATGCACATGCTCTCTCATCAGTGTCTTTCAAGAACACCTATCAATTAAGAAAAGAAGACAATGTGAAAACATATAAGTATATAGAAATATTGGGAAAAAAATAGATGATAAATATATTTCTGCTCACTTGTTGGAAGTGCAAATCATTAGGAGACGGTCGAAATTCAATTGGGGTATAACTCAGTGCTCTCTCTGCACCTTTTGTTGCTCTAACTGTACCTAAATAATCCATTACACAAGACTCGATTTCCTCTTCCGAAAAATCCCCGACAACGCTCACCTATGAAATTAACAAACATGACATTATTATCATACACAAGCTGATAAGAATAATATAAGATTATAAGACAACATGAAGTACCTCCATGTTGTCACTAACAAACTGATTCATTACTGCATCTTTTACGGTCTGCAAAGTTAAGTTTTGTAATGAATGTGGTGTGGGTTCCACAAACCGTTCATCCTCATCCAGCATGGCTATCATGAGCTTGTGAGCAGTTGAACGTTCCAAACTTTTAGGAATAGACCGATAATATGATAAATATAGTTGTCTTGCTCTATCAAATGCATCTTCAAGCCATACACTATGCTGCAAATTCAACACAACGATCAAACTTCTCATTAACCATGAGTATTAGCATTTCTACAGCATTTAAATTGAAAGTTAATTGAGATATTATATATACCTCAAGGACCATATGAAGCAACTGGAAAGCGGCTCGCATTCCGTTATTTCGGGTCGTAAAACGGAACTCCATACAAAGAAACTCTTCTGTGGACTCGAGTGAACAATTAATCAAATGATTCACGCAGAATAGCTCTACCTGAAGAGATTTATCACGTAATACTAAACATAAATACTTGTTGTACACGTACAAATTATAGAACATGCTTAATTTTTCAACAAAATTTAGAGTCGCAACTACCAAAATGCAAGTAAATATCTGATATATTACCTGTTCCCTTGTAAAATTACCAACGCGTCCCCCTTCACTCAAAGTTCGAACACCTAAAACAACAGCTCCCCTTGTTTCTGGTGTTTCTGCCGCTCGTCCACCGCCCACTATAAGCCGCATCACCCCACCACATGTTTCACTTTTGGATATCTTATTAACATAAAACAGAGTGTCATATCACATATAATAAAAAACAAAATATACATAAAGAACAAATTAGGCAATATAAATTCATATACCTTGTAGTTTATAGTAATCCCGTTTGAGAGACGACATTGGGTGATTCCTGTTTCTATGTCATGAACTCTAAGAGCACTCGAACCAGAAGATACGAAAGATGGTGCAAGTTGCAATTTCAGATCATCCAGCTCCTTTGAGGTAATCAACTCCTTTGGTACCTCAAACTGCATACAAACGATAGTAAAAGCCGGTAACATGTAGAGTTATAATATCCTAAAGATGGTAAAATGGGTAGATTACAGTGTGGATAATTATTTGTCAGATCAAGACTTTTGTTTCAACAAAAAATATCGTGTTTTATATTTATAGATGCTGTGTCAGATAGAAATAAATCTTGAATATATACACTTTGGGTAACTTTTGACCCTTTCATTCATGATACACATTTCAGTATAGCCGGCACTTTTACTACCCAATTGAAAATTCAAAATTAAATTGAAGTGGATCGACCCATTTGGAAGTAGATAGGTCAAAATAGGTCATCCAAATATCCCAAATAAAGTTCTAAAATCAAACTTAAATAAAGTACATATATACCTCTGCCTCCGGCTCTATGGGTTCCTTCAAACCTTGTTCAATTGCAGCTGTTATCTCACTTGGGGTTATCTTGAAATCAATTTCGCCTACTCCATCAACATGCACTTTCTTTGGAACACATGCAACAATTGCTGCAGGAACAGGTGCAGATGCTTTTCCAAAATCTGAAATGTACTCCAATACTTGTGCACCAATGTAATTCACCTGCATAATATTGATACATTTCTAAAATTAATTTCCTGATACATTTCAAGATATGATATTGGAATAAAAACAATACAATTAAATGAGTTTACTTCTTCAAGAGTGATTGTTCCAGCAACGGCAATTAAACTTTCATGACTATGTTTGTGATCCATAACCATGTGGCCAAGTGCATCACTCTCCATAACAAAATCCAAGTTATCCACTGACGATATATTATCACTCATAGCAGCTAACTGTTCGCTGTCTTTCAATAATGCATCAAGATAACGGGCTAATTCTCCCTTTGTCACCCCAAATTCTTTAAGCCTACGAACCTGAATCAAATCAGATAAAATATCATATAGATGCATGTAAACAAAAACTGTCTAGCCATGGTCACAATCTAATAGCACTAATGGCTTCATCTTATAGACAACACACGCAACTTCGACATTTGTAAAGATCCGGATTTAACGGTTCAAAATCGGTTTTAAAGGAGCAAGTCGTTCCGACTTTCCATATCGGTCaacaagtcaaaattggtcaaacttCGATATTAGTCCATCAAAGTCGGATTTAATCCGTCAAAATCGTTCAATGTTGGTCAACATTTTATGAAAAAAAATAGAGAGTGAGAGTATTTGAATAACTAAACGATTATGTTAATGTTTCTACTTTCTATACAATTATTTTATGGTTTAAGTTtgtttatgtttatgattttcttctatatttacacataattttgAAATTTATAATTTAAAAGTATGAAAAGTCAAATCCGATTAATCCCGGTACAAAGTTCCAGCCGATTAAACCCCAGATTAGCGACTTTAACAATGTTGGATGCTTCGGTGGATCAATTTCATAGATGGGAACTTTAAACATTAAATTAAGAATGGGTCAAAAATGGTATGCTTGATCATCATCGTCCATACGGGTTAACCAAGTCGAAAGTAGAACAAAGAGATTTCTTTTATGCAATAAACCTTCGTATAACTAGATTTAACCCAAGTCCTTAACTATGTCAAAAAAAATATGTCAAAAAAATAGACAAAAAAGCATTCTTGGTAAACACAAGCCGCGGTGCAAAAAATTAGCCAATTCTACCCATACCCTTTTTGACAAAACCTGCTGATTTCCTACCTCTAATCAACATTaatgaaatgaaattaaaattATCAACATGTTAtgtaattgaagaaaaagtgcaaaCCTCTTGTGCAGCCACTTTAATTGCACCTTGCCAACTCTTAGGTTCAGCGCTTACTGTAAGAGTAGTGACGGTGCATCCTTCTCTTCCCGAATCACTATGATCCAGCTCAATGGATGTAAATGGAGGGCTAGAACTCTGTAATGCAACCCTAATTAGAAAACCATTTCATATATACCCACTTGTAAATGGGAAAAAAAGAACATGAAATATGTATGCACACACAACTTAGAGTATTTTAAATTATGTAAAACGATAAAGAATTAGATTATTATGAATGT
The window above is part of the Rutidosis leptorrhynchoides isolate AG116_Rl617_1_P2 chromosome 1, CSIRO_AGI_Rlap_v1, whole genome shotgun sequence genome. Proteins encoded here:
- the LOC139871789 gene encoding stromal processing peptidase, chloroplastic-like isoform X2, whose translation is MEATSSIISIPPPLQLKPNSTKPNSVSLSHRFLPHKSYKTVTLRSFHRRTAVPPPRYLATKIAGDRSASLLDKHITQRLSLDQCTRFSCFQHGRRKQLPICKSMPTAFADKSVFHLSKHGGKRVRVPCAAVGPDEPHAASTAWPDGVLEQQASDNFSIDTESSEWREFQEFLGSKLPSHPKLYRGQLDNGLRYLILPNKVPQNRFEAHMEVHAGSIDEEDDEQGIAHMIEHVAFLGSKKREKLLRTGARSNAYTDFHHTVFHIHSPTSMQDSDEDLLPSVLDALNEIAFYPKFLTSRVEKERRAILSELQMMNTIEYRVDCQLLQHLHSENKLSKRFPIGLEEQIKKWDAEKIRKFHERWYFPANATLYIVGDIDNIAKTVHHIKGVFGQKHVESEAPVVPKTSAFGAMANFLVPKFTGGISAESSHDRSSLLVDQSKLTKRERHAVRPPVEHNWSLPGKHEDAKSPQIFQHELLQNFSINMFCKIPVNKVQTYGDLRNVLMKRIFLSALHFRINSRYKSSSPPFTSIELDHSDSGREGCTVTTLTVSAEPKSWQGAIKVAAQEVRRLKEFGVTKGELARYLDALLKDSEQLAAMSDNISSVDNLDFVMESDALGHMVMDHKHSHESLIAVAGTITLEEVNYIGAQVLEYISDFGKASAPVPAAIVACVPKKVHVDGVGEIDFKITPSEITAAIEQGLKEPIEPEAEFEVPKELITSKELDDLKLQLAPSFVSSGSSALRVHDIETGITQCRLSNGITINYKISKSETCGGVMRLIVGGGRAAETPETRGAVVLGVRTLSEGGRVGNFTREQVELFCVNHLINCSLESTEEFLCMEFRFTTRNNGMRAAFQLLHMVLEHSVWLEDAFDRARQLYLSYYRSIPKSLERSTAHKLMIAMLDEDERFVEPTPHSLQNLTLQTVKDAVMNQFVSDNMEVSVVGDFSEEEIESCVMDYLGTVRATKGAERALSYTPIEFRPSPNDLHFQQVFLKDTDERACAYIAGPAPNRWGYTVDGRDLLEATSNVSVNNVAQSENEGQLAKAENINTNLPNKYRNHPLFFAIAVGLLAEIINSRLFTEVRDSQGLTYDVSFDLNLFDRLHLGWYVISVTSTPGKVHRAVDACKSVLRGLHGKRIAEHELDRAKRTLLMKHEAETKSNAYWLGLIAHLQAASVHRKDISCIKDMTMLYEVASIEDVYMAYEQLKIDDQSLYCCIGIAGAQAGDEVLGSSVDEEYVGGLHGVIPVGRGSHTMTMPTT
- the LOC139871789 gene encoding stromal processing peptidase, chloroplastic-like isoform X1, translated to MEATSSIISIPPPLQLKPNSTKPNSVSLSHRFLPHKSYKTVTLRSFHRRTAVPPPRYLATKIAGDRSASLLDKHITQRLSLDQCTRFSCFQHGRRKQLPICKSMPTAFADKSVFHLSKHGVGNVFGKRVRVPCAAVGPDEPHAASTAWPDGVLEQQASDNFSIDTESSEWREFQEFLGSKLPSHPKLYRGQLDNGLRYLILPNKVPQNRFEAHMEVHAGSIDEEDDEQGIAHMIEHVAFLGSKKREKLLRTGARSNAYTDFHHTVFHIHSPTSMQDSDEDLLPSVLDALNEIAFYPKFLTSRVEKERRAILSELQMMNTIEYRVDCQLLQHLHSENKLSKRFPIGLEEQIKKWDAEKIRKFHERWYFPANATLYIVGDIDNIAKTVHHIKGVFGQKHVESEAPVVPKTSAFGAMANFLVPKFTGGISAESSHDRSSLLVDQSKLTKRERHAVRPPVEHNWSLPGKHEDAKSPQIFQHELLQNFSINMFCKIPVNKVQTYGDLRNVLMKRIFLSALHFRINSRYKSSSPPFTSIELDHSDSGREGCTVTTLTVSAEPKSWQGAIKVAAQEVRRLKEFGVTKGELARYLDALLKDSEQLAAMSDNISSVDNLDFVMESDALGHMVMDHKHSHESLIAVAGTITLEEVNYIGAQVLEYISDFGKASAPVPAAIVACVPKKVHVDGVGEIDFKITPSEITAAIEQGLKEPIEPEAEFEVPKELITSKELDDLKLQLAPSFVSSGSSALRVHDIETGITQCRLSNGITINYKISKSETCGGVMRLIVGGGRAAETPETRGAVVLGVRTLSEGGRVGNFTREQVELFCVNHLINCSLESTEEFLCMEFRFTTRNNGMRAAFQLLHMVLEHSVWLEDAFDRARQLYLSYYRSIPKSLERSTAHKLMIAMLDEDERFVEPTPHSLQNLTLQTVKDAVMNQFVSDNMEVSVVGDFSEEEIESCVMDYLGTVRATKGAERALSYTPIEFRPSPNDLHFQQVFLKDTDERACAYIAGPAPNRWGYTVDGRDLLEATSNVSVNNVAQSENEGQLAKAENINTNLPNKYRNHPLFFAIAVGLLAEIINSRLFTEVRDSQGLTYDVSFDLNLFDRLHLGWYVISVTSTPGKVHRAVDACKSVLRGLHGKRIAEHELDRAKRTLLMKHEAETKSNAYWLGLIAHLQAASVHRKDISCIKDMTMLYEVASIEDVYMAYEQLKIDDQSLYCCIGIAGAQAGDEVLGSSVDEEYVGGLHGVIPVGRGSHTMTMPTT